One Paucidesulfovibrio longus DSM 6739 genomic window carries:
- the tmcB gene encoding electron transfer complex ferredoxin TmcB — MKFDRKIDDAGLREGIAKLTPEKIQETFLQFIEGETGAKLKVYSETCVRCGMCSEACHYFMSHDGDPSYSPVGKVTQTMGVLLKKKGLVDPEFIYKCAQIAYTECNLCRRCIHYCPLGIDTGYIMSMVRRFCHKLGVTPLYIQDTAHSHSATFNQMWVKDDEWPDALLWQEEEARDEFPNLRVPLDVEGADYMYSVIAPEPKFRTQLIYQAAAILHESGVNWTMPSLPGWDNSDMAMFTGDFEMMGRLKRAHFECAQKLKVKKIVMGECGHAFRSVYDMGNRWCGWDNYPVEVVHSIEFFAYLLRSGKIKMATKFEGPVTIHDPCNVIRGRGLMDELRYVTSEIATEVIEMTPNREHNYCCCAGGGVINCGPPFKNVRIKGNKIKAEQLKRMKDQGVNTIISPCHNCHGGLEDIIHAYDLHMELKFLGDIIYAHMEKTKAVE; from the coding sequence ATCAAGTTCGACAGAAAAATCGACGACGCGGGGTTGCGCGAGGGAATCGCCAAGCTGACCCCTGAGAAGATACAGGAAACGTTCCTGCAATTCATCGAGGGCGAGACCGGAGCCAAGCTCAAGGTCTACTCCGAAACCTGCGTGCGTTGCGGCATGTGTTCCGAGGCCTGCCACTACTTCATGTCCCACGACGGCGACCCCAGCTATTCGCCCGTGGGCAAGGTCACCCAGACCATGGGCGTCCTGCTGAAGAAAAAGGGCCTCGTCGATCCGGAGTTCATCTACAAATGCGCCCAGATCGCCTACACCGAGTGCAACCTTTGCCGTCGCTGCATCCATTATTGCCCGCTCGGCATCGACACCGGCTACATCATGTCCATGGTGCGCCGCTTCTGCCATAAGCTCGGCGTGACGCCCCTGTACATCCAGGACACCGCCCATTCCCACTCCGCGACCTTCAACCAGATGTGGGTCAAGGACGACGAATGGCCGGACGCCCTGCTCTGGCAGGAGGAGGAAGCCCGCGACGAGTTCCCGAATCTGCGCGTGCCCCTGGACGTGGAAGGCGCGGACTACATGTATTCGGTCATCGCGCCGGAACCCAAGTTCCGCACCCAGCTGATCTACCAGGCCGCGGCCATCCTGCATGAGTCCGGCGTGAACTGGACCATGCCGAGCCTGCCCGGCTGGGACAACTCGGACATGGCCATGTTCACCGGCGACTTCGAGATGATGGGCCGGCTCAAGCGCGCCCACTTCGAGTGCGCCCAGAAGCTCAAGGTCAAGAAGATCGTCATGGGCGAATGCGGCCACGCGTTCCGCTCGGTCTACGACATGGGCAACCGCTGGTGCGGCTGGGACAACTACCCGGTCGAGGTCGTGCACTCCATCGAGTTCTTCGCCTACCTGCTGCGCAGCGGCAAGATCAAGATGGCCACCAAGTTCGAAGGCCCCGTGACCATTCACGATCCCTGCAACGTGATTCGCGGTCGCGGTCTGATGGACGAGCTGCGCTACGTGACCAGCGAGATCGCCACCGAGGTCATCGAGATGACCCCCAACCGCGAGCACAACTACTGCTGCTGCGCGGGCGGCGGCGTGATCAACTGCGGGCCTCCGTTCAAGAACGTCCGCATCAAGGGCAACAAGATCAAGGCCGAACAGCTCAAGCGGATGAAGGATCAGGGCGTGAACACGATCATCTCGCCGTGCCACAACTGCCACGGCGGCCTGGAAGACATCATCCATGCCTACGATCTGCACATGGAACTCAAGTTCCTGGGCGACATCATCTACGCGCACATGGAAAAGACCAAGGCCGTGGAGTAA
- the tmcC gene encoding TmcC family electron transfer complex membrane anchor subunit, translating into MHDIYNFVVGPLAWFGWGVFILGSIFKLVYAYNKFVTKDGTSAPYMSWKYGLRSIGAWLVPFNALGWRNNPLVTVVTFVFHICLILVPVFLSAHAVLWQQFFGVEFFWTLPDNVADYMTLAVIAACVFFAVRRLAYPRVRFVTEAKDWWVLLLVVSPFITGFLAYHQVFQYQIMIVLHVITGLAWLALIPFSRLAHMLFILFSRAYIGSEFGGVRKAKDW; encoded by the coding sequence ATGCACGATATCTACAATTTCGTCGTCGGCCCCCTGGCGTGGTTCGGCTGGGGCGTCTTCATCCTCGGCTCGATCTTCAAACTCGTCTACGCCTACAACAAATTCGTCACCAAGGACGGCACTTCCGCTCCCTACATGAGCTGGAAGTACGGCCTGCGCTCCATCGGAGCCTGGCTGGTGCCCTTTAACGCCCTGGGTTGGAGAAACAACCCCCTGGTCACGGTCGTCACCTTCGTGTTCCACATCTGCCTGATCCTGGTGCCCGTCTTCCTGAGCGCGCACGCGGTGCTCTGGCAGCAGTTCTTCGGAGTGGAGTTCTTCTGGACCCTGCCGGACAACGTGGCCGACTACATGACCCTGGCCGTCATCGCGGCCTGCGTGTTCTTCGCCGTGCGGCGCCTGGCCTATCCGCGGGTCAGGTTCGTGACCGAGGCCAAGGACTGGTGGGTGCTCCTGCTGGTGGTCAGCCCGTTCATCACGGGGTTCCTGGCCTACCATCAGGTCTTCCAGTACCAGATCATGATCGTGCTGCATGTGATCACCGGCCTGGCCTGGCTGGCGCTCATCCCGTTCTCCCGTCTTGCGCACATGCTCTTCATCCTCTTCTCCAGGGCCTACATCGGCTCCGAGTTCGGTGGCGTGCGCAAGGCCAAGGACTGGTAA
- the hslU gene encoding ATP-dependent protease ATPase subunit HslU, which yields MSNLTPREIVSELDKYIIGQDAAKRIVAIAMRNRWRRQQIEPELRDEIAPKNIILMGPTGVGKTEVARRLANLTGCPFFKVEATKFTEVGYVGRDVESMIRDLMEIGVTMVRKEEIERVRIKAEKAAEDRLLDLLLPGSRPKTAGAGFYMSPAEGDAAPLPGKDEGTREKFRKMWRDGLLDDKEVELEVSSQADPGVSIMAIPGMEDMGMQMQDALGRLFPNKKKRRKMKVKDAYEVLIQEESDKLIDMDKVIEQARERVEQTGILFLDELDKVASRQEHGGGVDVSREGVQRDLLPVVEGCVVNTKYGMVKTDHILFIAAGAFHFAKPSDLIPELQGRFPLREELQALGKDEFYRILTEPRNALTVQYKALLGTEGVALDFTREALEEMAAIAEKINEDTENIGARRLYTIMEKLLSELSFEAPDKSGSKVVVDREYVRCRLADVVEDRDLSRYIL from the coding sequence ATGAGCAACCTGACCCCGCGCGAGATCGTCTCGGAACTGGACAAATACATCATCGGACAGGACGCGGCCAAGCGCATTGTGGCCATCGCCATGCGCAACCGCTGGCGCAGGCAGCAGATCGAGCCGGAACTGCGCGACGAAATCGCGCCCAAGAACATCATCCTCATGGGCCCCACCGGCGTCGGCAAGACCGAGGTGGCCCGCCGCCTCGCCAACCTGACGGGCTGCCCCTTCTTCAAGGTCGAGGCCACCAAGTTCACCGAAGTGGGCTACGTGGGCCGCGACGTGGAATCCATGATCCGCGACCTCATGGAGATCGGCGTGACCATGGTCCGCAAGGAGGAGATCGAGCGCGTGCGCATCAAGGCCGAAAAGGCCGCCGAAGACCGGCTCCTGGATCTGCTCCTGCCCGGTTCGCGGCCCAAGACCGCGGGTGCCGGGTTCTACATGTCCCCGGCTGAAGGGGATGCCGCGCCCCTGCCCGGCAAGGACGAGGGCACGCGCGAGAAATTCCGCAAGATGTGGCGCGACGGCCTGCTCGACGACAAGGAAGTGGAACTGGAAGTCTCCAGCCAGGCCGACCCCGGCGTGAGCATCATGGCCATCCCCGGCATGGAGGACATGGGCATGCAGATGCAGGACGCCCTGGGCCGACTCTTCCCGAACAAGAAGAAACGCCGCAAGATGAAGGTCAAGGACGCCTACGAGGTGCTCATCCAGGAGGAATCCGACAAGCTCATCGACATGGACAAGGTCATCGAGCAGGCGCGCGAACGCGTGGAGCAGACTGGCATCCTCTTCCTGGATGAGCTGGACAAGGTCGCCTCGCGCCAGGAGCACGGCGGCGGCGTGGACGTCTCCCGCGAGGGCGTGCAGCGCGACCTGCTCCCCGTGGTCGAAGGCTGCGTGGTCAACACGAAATACGGCATGGTCAAGACCGATCACATCCTCTTCATCGCGGCCGGCGCTTTCCATTTCGCCAAGCCCTCGGACCTGATTCCCGAACTTCAGGGCCGCTTCCCGCTCCGGGAGGAACTCCAGGCCCTGGGCAAGGACGAGTTCTACCGCATCCTCACCGAGCCCAGAAACGCCCTGACCGTGCAGTACAAAGCCCTTCTCGGCACCGAGGGGGTCGCGCTGGACTTCACGCGCGAGGCTCTGGAAGAGATGGCCGCCATCGCCGAGAAAATCAACGAGGACACCGAGAACATCGGAGCGCGCAGGCTGTACACGATCATGGAAAAGCTGCTTTCCGAGCTTTCCTTCGAGGCTCCGGACAAGTCCGGCAGCAAGGTCGTCGTCGACCGCGAATACGTGCGCTGCCGCCTGGCCGACGTGGTTGAAGATCGCGACCTTTCCAGGTACATCCTTTAG
- a CDS encoding GlsB/YeaQ/YmgE family stress response membrane protein, which translates to MGIIWYLLIGLLAGFLAGQIMKGRGFGLVGNLIIGVIGAVVGGFLFGLLGFHGSGLIGSLITATVGAVVLLFLLGLVKR; encoded by the coding sequence GTGGGAATCATCTGGTATCTGCTCATCGGACTGCTCGCCGGCTTCCTGGCCGGACAGATCATGAAAGGACGCGGCTTCGGACTGGTCGGCAACCTGATCATCGGCGTCATCGGCGCTGTGGTCGGCGGATTTTTGTTCGGCCTGCTCGGCTTTCACGGCAGCGGATTGATCGGCTCGCTGATCACGGCCACGGTCGGCGCCGTGGTCCTGCTCTTCCTGCTCGGACTGGTCAAGCGCTAG
- a CDS encoding macro domain-containing protein, which yields MRTWTFSGNTLQLENNDLLQVDAEAIVNAANSRLAGGGGVDGAIQRAAGPRLLRAGLEHVRENGPLQAGEAVLTPGFDLPFGHVIHAVGPIWRGGHENEAELLRSAYLACLRIADQNGIRSLAFPALSCGAYGYPVELAAPVALCALRSGLGQGLVREARMVLRGEKALAVWLRAAESTF from the coding sequence ATGCGGACCTGGACTTTTTCCGGAAACACACTCCAACTCGAAAACAACGACCTTTTGCAGGTCGATGCCGAGGCCATCGTCAACGCGGCCAATTCCCGCCTCGCGGGCGGCGGCGGTGTGGACGGTGCCATCCAGCGCGCCGCCGGGCCGCGGCTGCTCCGGGCCGGGCTGGAGCATGTCCGCGAGAACGGTCCACTCCAGGCGGGCGAAGCCGTGCTCACGCCGGGCTTCGACCTGCCCTTCGGGCACGTCATCCACGCTGTCGGTCCCATCTGGCGCGGCGGCCACGAGAATGAGGCCGAGCTGCTGCGCAGCGCCTATCTCGCCTGTCTTCGCATCGCCGACCAGAACGGCATCCGATCTCTGGCCTTCCCCGCCCTGTCCTGCGGCGCCTACGGGTATCCCGTGGAGCTTGCCGCCCCCGTGGCTCTCTGCGCGCTCCGCTCCGGCCTGGGCCAGGGCCTCGTGCGCGAGGCGCGCATGGTCCTGCGCGGCGAAAAGGCCCTGGCTGTCTGGCTTCGCGCCGCCGAATCCACGTTTTGA
- a CDS encoding outer membrane protein: MKKLIVSILVVGLTFCAGLAFAGDNGGYTFAIKGGYSFAGGDGNDLTGPQANTANNATTGNWDSDDGWLGAVAVGYDWSGMGVDMRTELEYTYYGSDHDFDAQNATSGGSTATVSGSIDNIQTLMLNAYYDFDTGSAWTPYVGAGLGMAFISADLDFSSNWRNAPEDNSFTETNFAWQVGAGVAYDITDYCVLDFNARYVHLGDVDYSENSSEGKYTWGMDDLSSFDTILGVRFTF; the protein is encoded by the coding sequence ATGAAAAAACTGATCGTTTCGATTCTGGTTGTGGGACTGACCTTCTGTGCGGGGCTCGCCTTTGCCGGCGACAACGGCGGTTACACCTTCGCCATCAAGGGCGGCTATTCCTTTGCGGGCGGCGACGGCAACGACCTCACCGGCCCCCAGGCCAACACCGCCAACAACGCGACCACGGGCAACTGGGACTCCGACGACGGCTGGCTCGGCGCGGTGGCCGTGGGCTACGACTGGTCCGGCATGGGCGTGGATATGCGCACGGAGCTGGAATACACCTATTACGGCAGCGACCACGACTTCGACGCCCAGAACGCCACTTCCGGCGGCAGCACCGCCACGGTATCCGGGTCCATCGACAACATCCAGACCCTGATGCTCAACGCCTACTACGACTTCGACACAGGGTCGGCCTGGACCCCCTATGTCGGCGCCGGACTGGGCATGGCCTTCATCAGCGCGGACCTGGACTTCAGCAGCAACTGGCGCAACGCTCCTGAAGACAACAGCTTCACCGAAACCAACTTCGCCTGGCAGGTCGGTGCCGGAGTCGCCTACGACATCACCGATTACTGCGTGCTCGACTTCAACGCCCGCTACGTGCACCTGGGCGATGTCGACTACAGCGAGAACTCCAGCGAAGGGAAGTACACCTGGGGCATGGACGACCTGAGTTCGTTCGACACGATCCTCGGCGTCCGCTTCACCTTCTAG
- a CDS encoding phosphotransacetylase family protein: MVGIYIGSTAGYSGKNLVAVALGLRLQKDGLKVGYMKPVGAVPHREGDKVGDEDAFFMLDVLGLDADPALVTPVLVTRDFKVKAFTEGVGDLMGEIKSAYEKLSEGMDVMIVAGSGAYMDSGAYCGVEGVRVARELGLKTLLIDRFFGELRYDSLLRSRKRLGDDLAGVVFNDVPEGYRAEVDELIVPFLERQGLDVFGVIPSDPVMGAIKVSDLAARLSGKVVSAHGRADRVVENFLIGTMQVENFMTHFRRHKNSAIIVGGDRADVQLVALEGACPCLILTGNLYPNDIIMTRSEVLETPIIMVRDDTYTVAKKMEAILSSHKLRDTIKVTHGTQLVGSSLDFPRLRAKLGI, encoded by the coding sequence ATGGTCGGCATCTACATAGGCTCCACGGCCGGATATTCCGGAAAGAATCTCGTGGCCGTGGCCCTGGGCCTGCGGCTGCAGAAGGACGGCCTCAAGGTCGGCTACATGAAGCCCGTGGGCGCCGTGCCCCATCGCGAAGGCGACAAGGTCGGCGACGAGGACGCCTTCTTCATGCTCGACGTGCTCGGCCTGGACGCGGATCCCGCCCTGGTCACGCCCGTGCTCGTGACCCGCGACTTCAAGGTCAAGGCGTTCACCGAGGGGGTGGGCGACCTCATGGGCGAGATCAAGAGCGCCTACGAAAAGCTCTCCGAGGGCATGGACGTGATGATCGTGGCCGGGTCCGGAGCCTACATGGACTCCGGAGCCTACTGCGGCGTGGAGGGGGTGCGCGTGGCCCGCGAGCTGGGCCTGAAGACTCTGCTCATCGACCGCTTCTTCGGCGAACTGCGCTACGACTCGCTTTTGCGCTCGCGCAAGCGCCTGGGCGACGACCTTGCGGGCGTGGTCTTCAACGACGTTCCCGAAGGCTACCGCGCCGAGGTGGACGAGCTGATCGTTCCCTTCCTGGAACGGCAGGGCCTGGACGTGTTCGGCGTGATCCCCTCGGATCCGGTCATGGGCGCCATCAAGGTCTCGGACCTGGCGGCCCGCCTTTCCGGCAAGGTGGTTTCCGCCCACGGCCGCGCCGACCGCGTGGTGGAGAACTTCCTCATCGGCACCATGCAGGTCGAGAATTTCATGACCCACTTCCGGCGGCACAAGAATTCCGCCATCATCGTGGGCGGCGACCGCGCCGACGTGCAGCTCGTGGCCCTGGAAGGGGCCTGCCCCTGCCTGATCCTCACGGGAAACCTCTATCCCAACGACATCATCATGACCCGGTCCGAAGTGCTGGAAACGCCGATCATCATGGTCCGCGACGACACCTACACCGTGGCCAAGAAAATGGAAGCCATCCTTTCCAGCCACAAGCTGCGGGACACCATCAAGGTCACCCACGGAACGCAGCTCGTGGGCTCGTCCCTGGACTTCCCCCGGCTGCGCGCCAAGCTCGGCATCTAG
- the tmcD gene encoding electron transfer complex subunit TmcD: MQDRSGWDWDPGKRAVLDTAVCSEGVRWMEELHVSPDGETAAAICCTDDAEFGICVNGDFGEDRYEKAICPKFSPDGQYTVMVSQDMEWYLSVDGELWPEGYGFLWNTLFRDGNVAVSVQQDMQYGMCVNGELWENLYDNANNFALAPDGKTSAAAVQVISLGQAEVFKFQSGIFSLAVNSEPWDEIFVNVYTPVFSDDSASVACQVRRSLYDYTIAVDGKVWNKNYNCVWEPVFKPGTKDVFAPVRIAGKWGMACNAQLAWPNKWTQLWQPQFSKDGKNLYAIGANGFGKFTVVKNNAPWAVDFPVITDLVLCPCGEGAAAIAKKTNGQYTMVVNGKAWEGDYDMIFPAVFSPDGEKVGCVAEKNGKYSILVNGKPCGESYDRAFTPAFSPDSTKVLVKGVSGTEYSRSVLDATGF; the protein is encoded by the coding sequence ATGCAGGACAGAAGTGGTTGGGATTGGGATCCCGGGAAACGGGCCGTACTGGATACGGCCGTGTGTTCCGAAGGGGTCCGTTGGATGGAGGAGTTGCACGTCAGTCCTGACGGCGAAACCGCTGCGGCCATCTGCTGCACGGACGACGCCGAGTTCGGGATTTGCGTCAACGGCGACTTCGGCGAGGATCGGTACGAAAAGGCCATCTGCCCCAAGTTCTCCCCCGACGGACAGTATACGGTCATGGTTTCCCAGGACATGGAGTGGTATCTCTCCGTGGACGGCGAGCTCTGGCCCGAAGGGTACGGATTTCTTTGGAATACCCTGTTCCGTGACGGAAACGTCGCGGTCTCCGTACAGCAGGACATGCAGTACGGCATGTGCGTGAACGGCGAGCTCTGGGAAAACCTCTACGACAACGCCAACAACTTCGCCCTGGCGCCCGACGGCAAGACCTCGGCGGCCGCCGTGCAGGTCATTTCCCTGGGACAGGCGGAGGTCTTCAAGTTCCAATCCGGCATTTTCTCGCTGGCCGTGAACAGCGAACCCTGGGACGAGATCTTCGTCAACGTCTACACCCCGGTCTTCAGCGACGACAGCGCCAGCGTGGCCTGCCAGGTGCGCCGCAGCCTCTACGACTACACCATCGCAGTGGACGGCAAGGTCTGGAACAAGAATTACAATTGCGTTTGGGAACCGGTCTTCAAGCCCGGCACCAAGGACGTTTTCGCCCCGGTCCGCATCGCGGGCAAGTGGGGCATGGCCTGCAACGCCCAGCTCGCATGGCCGAACAAGTGGACCCAGCTCTGGCAGCCCCAGTTCTCCAAGGACGGCAAAAACCTCTACGCCATCGGCGCGAACGGCTTCGGCAAGTTCACCGTGGTCAAGAACAACGCCCCCTGGGCCGTGGACTTCCCGGTGATCACGGACCTCGTGCTCTGTCCCTGCGGCGAGGGCGCGGCGGCCATCGCCAAGAAGACGAACGGCCAGTACACCATGGTCGTCAACGGCAAGGCCTGGGAAGGCGATTACGACATGATCTTCCCGGCGGTCTTCAGCCCGGACGGCGAGAAGGTCGGCTGCGTGGCCGAGAAGAACGGCAAGTACAGCATCCTCGTCAACGGCAAGCCCTGCGGCGAGTCCTACGACCGGGCCTTCACGCCCGCGTTCAGCCCGGACTCGACCAAGGTGCTGGTCAAGGGTGTCTCCGGAACCGAGTACAGCCGCAGCGTCCTCGACGCCACCGGCTTTTAA
- a CDS encoding cytochrome c3 family protein, with protein sequence MKKLYISIALAALASLLCFLPAVAQDDVMTIGGEDYGFVMPERAPVSFTHTAHMDLEMVNGECLPCHHSGVEDGKFVEGDPAPCKDCHAEKDGEVNLAAAYHTQCIGCHNEAKKGPITCGECHVQKDFFGIPLSGGAEQ encoded by the coding sequence ATGAAAAAACTGTATATCAGCATCGCCCTCGCGGCCCTGGCCTCGTTGCTCTGCTTCCTGCCCGCGGTGGCCCAGGACGACGTGATGACCATCGGCGGCGAAGACTATGGGTTCGTCATGCCTGAGCGCGCCCCGGTGAGCTTCACCCATACCGCGCACATGGATCTGGAAATGGTCAACGGCGAGTGCCTGCCCTGCCACCACAGCGGTGTCGAGGACGGCAAGTTCGTCGAGGGCGATCCGGCCCCGTGCAAGGACTGCCATGCGGAAAAAGACGGCGAGGTCAACCTGGCCGCCGCCTACCACACGCAGTGCATCGGCTGCCACAATGAGGCCAAGAAAGGCCCCATCACCTGCGGCGAGTGCCATGTCCAGAAGGACTTCTTCGGCATCCCGCTGAGCGGCGGCGCGGAACAATAG
- a CDS encoding acetate--CoA ligase family protein — MAQQNADRKPDLHPFFHPQTVAVVGASASPGKVGHTVLTNMIGAGFKGRLIPVNPKGGEIEGLPVAATIAELPRGLDLAVVAVPRRFVVDSLRELGALGARSAIVITAGFKEVGKEGWYLEQEIREVCAEHGMALLGPNCLGMINASAGVNASFAAGQPNPGSIAFFSQSGALCVAILDWAVGANIGFSKFVSLGNKALLDEADMLEYLAQDTETKVILGYIENVEHGEAFLRSAEAVCRQKPVLMIKSGTTAAGAKAASSHTGAIAGSDQAYEAAFRKCGIIRVQDVETLFNLAQAFSAQPLPHGPNLAIVTNAGGPGILAADDCARFGLNMARPEQRTVERLQAFLPPYAGFYNPFDIIGDADAARFRKALEIVIDDPMTHSLLVILTPTPQADVEATARAVVEVGRRRTDKPVFCCFMGMKGVHAGKRILDSAGVPCFEFPEPAVQSIKAMYDHFLRSRRGLPEPFSMERDRERAARVVAEARAKGTLEIVEFQAQEFLAAYGLPTPPTKLARSSDEAVAAAEAMGWPVVLKIASPDISHKSDVGGVAVNVRNAEEVRRTFWDITSRAAKLRPEAYVVGCLVQRMAPPGVKEVIVGFKRDEQFGPLIMFGLGGIYVEVLKDIAFRLAPLSARDAFEIVREIKSYMLLKGVRGEQPVNFEALERIILTISQVAVDFPEILEAEFNPVLVDHDTAIVADVRMTLHS, encoded by the coding sequence GTGGCCCAACAGAATGCGGACCGGAAGCCGGACCTGCACCCCTTTTTCCACCCCCAGACCGTGGCCGTGGTCGGCGCGTCCGCGTCGCCGGGCAAAGTCGGCCACACGGTCCTGACCAACATGATCGGCGCGGGGTTCAAGGGCAGGCTCATTCCCGTGAACCCCAAGGGCGGGGAGATCGAGGGACTGCCCGTGGCCGCGACCATCGCCGAGCTGCCCCGGGGGCTCGACCTGGCCGTGGTGGCCGTTCCGCGCCGGTTCGTGGTCGATTCGCTGCGGGAGCTGGGTGCCTTGGGCGCCCGCTCGGCCATCGTGATCACCGCCGGGTTCAAGGAGGTCGGCAAGGAGGGCTGGTATCTGGAACAGGAGATCCGCGAGGTCTGCGCCGAACACGGCATGGCCCTGCTCGGTCCGAACTGCCTGGGCATGATCAACGCTTCCGCCGGGGTCAACGCCTCGTTCGCCGCGGGCCAGCCGAATCCCGGCAGCATCGCGTTCTTTTCCCAGTCCGGCGCGCTCTGCGTGGCCATCCTGGACTGGGCCGTGGGCGCGAACATCGGGTTTTCCAAGTTCGTCAGTCTGGGCAACAAGGCCCTGCTGGACGAGGCGGACATGCTCGAATATCTCGCGCAGGACACGGAAACCAAGGTCATCCTCGGCTACATCGAGAACGTGGAGCACGGCGAGGCGTTTTTGCGCAGCGCCGAGGCGGTCTGTCGCCAAAAGCCCGTGCTGATGATCAAGTCCGGCACCACGGCGGCCGGAGCCAAGGCGGCCAGCTCCCACACCGGAGCCATCGCCGGGTCGGACCAGGCCTACGAGGCCGCCTTCAGGAAATGCGGCATCATCCGCGTGCAGGACGTGGAAACCCTTTTCAATCTCGCCCAGGCCTTTTCCGCGCAGCCCCTGCCGCATGGGCCGAACCTAGCCATCGTCACCAACGCGGGCGGTCCCGGCATCCTGGCCGCGGACGACTGCGCCCGCTTCGGCCTGAACATGGCCCGGCCCGAACAGCGCACCGTGGAGCGGCTTCAGGCCTTCCTGCCGCCCTATGCGGGCTTCTACAACCCCTTCGACATCATCGGCGACGCGGACGCCGCGCGGTTCCGCAAGGCCCTGGAGATCGTCATCGACGATCCCATGACCCATTCCCTGCTCGTGATTCTCACGCCCACGCCCCAGGCGGACGTGGAGGCCACGGCGCGGGCCGTGGTGGAGGTCGGCCGCAGGCGCACGGACAAGCCTGTGTTCTGCTGCTTCATGGGCATGAAGGGAGTGCATGCCGGGAAACGGATTCTGGACAGCGCGGGCGTGCCCTGCTTCGAGTTTCCGGAGCCTGCCGTGCAGAGCATCAAGGCCATGTACGATCATTTCCTGCGCAGCAGGCGGGGCCTTCCAGAACCTTTTTCCATGGAGCGGGACCGGGAGCGGGCCGCCAGGGTCGTGGCCGAGGCCAGGGCCAAGGGAACGCTGGAGATCGTGGAATTCCAGGCCCAGGAATTTCTGGCCGCCTACGGCCTGCCCACGCCGCCCACGAAGCTGGCCCGCAGCTCGGACGAGGCCGTGGCCGCCGCCGAGGCCATGGGCTGGCCCGTGGTGCTCAAGATCGCCTCGCCGGACATCTCCCACAAATCCGACGTGGGCGGGGTCGCGGTCAACGTGCGCAACGCCGAAGAGGTGCGCCGGACCTTCTGGGACATCACCTCCCGCGCGGCCAAGCTGCGCCCGGAAGCCTACGTGGTCGGCTGCCTCGTGCAGCGCATGGCCCCTCCCGGAGTCAAGGAGGTCATCGTGGGCTTCAAGCGCGACGAGCAGTTCGGCCCGCTGATCATGTTCGGCCTGGGCGGCATCTACGTGGAAGTGCTCAAGGACATCGCCTTCCGGCTGGCACCGCTTTCGGCGCGGGACGCCTTCGAGATCGTGCGCGAGATCAAGTCCTACATGCTGCTCAAGGGCGTGCGCGGAGAGCAGCCCGTGAACTTCGAGGCCCTGGAGAGGATCATTCTGACCATCTCCCAGGTGGCCGTGGATTTCCCGGAAATCCTGGAGGCCGAGTTCAACCCCGTGCTTGTGGATCACGACACGGCCATCGTGGCCGACGTGCGCATGACCTTGCATTCTTGA
- the hslV gene encoding ATP-dependent protease subunit HslV yields MEIRGTTILAVKDEHGTAVAGDGQVTFGQNIVMKHGARKVRTIYKDRVTVGFAGATADAFTLFERFEKKLESFSGNLVRAAVELAKDWRTDKYLRRLEAMLLAADAENILIISGTGDVIEPDDGLAAIGSGGPYALAAARALARETQLPAREIAEKAMRIASEICVFTNDNIIIQTQEKAS; encoded by the coding sequence ATGGAAATCAGAGGAACGACCATCCTGGCGGTCAAGGACGAGCACGGCACCGCCGTGGCCGGAGACGGCCAGGTCACCTTCGGCCAGAACATCGTCATGAAGCACGGCGCACGCAAGGTCCGCACCATCTACAAGGACCGCGTCACCGTGGGGTTTGCCGGAGCGACCGCTGACGCCTTCACCCTCTTCGAGCGGTTCGAGAAGAAATTGGAAAGCTTTTCCGGCAATCTTGTGCGCGCCGCGGTGGAGCTGGCCAAAGACTGGCGCACGGACAAGTATCTGCGCCGCCTGGAAGCCATGCTCCTGGCCGCCGACGCCGAGAACATCCTCATCATCAGCGGCACGGGCGACGTGATCGAGCCGGACGACGGGCTCGCCGCCATCGGTTCGGGCGGACCCTACGCCCTGGCCGCGGCCCGCGCCCTGGCCCGCGAAACGCAGCTCCCGGCCCGCGAGATCGCGGAAAAGGCCATGCGCATCGCCTCGGAAATCTGCGTCTTCACCAACGACAACATCATCATCCAGACCCAAGAGAAAGCATCATGA